A genome region from Salvia splendens isolate huo1 chromosome 19, SspV2, whole genome shotgun sequence includes the following:
- the LOC121779370 gene encoding LRR receptor-like serine/threonine-protein kinase RGI1: MNSFTGEIPPWLGRLPQLKKLHLYTNFFLGTIPATLFNNSNLPMLQILNLNHNQLSGSIPHAIFNQSSLIEIGIKNNSLSGRLPSDMCNNMAIIRLLFLSDNLLEGQIPPNIWKCTKLKILELSHNNFSGNIPREIGRLSFLTELFLGNNNGFRGVPPEIGNLSRLETLSIREASLTGNIPSSIFNISSLTTLSFSHNNLSGSIPTFHNLPQLQELYLHNNKFTGLAPSDVCNSMPYIRELYLSRNLFEGRISSNIWKCRHLEMLGLQYNNFSGNIPRAIGNTSTLREMHLAYNHFTGELPEEIGALPMLEIFDVFSNSLYGSIPASIFNMSTLKTIQASHNKFSGILPSNLGNSLVNLELLYLASNRLNGPIPSTIVNASKLTILDLNLNSFSGSILYFWVN; the protein is encoded by the exons ATGAATTCATTCACCGGAGAGATACCACCATGGTTGGGCAGGTTACCTCAACTGAAAAAACTCCATTTGTATACCAACTTTTTCTTAGGTACAATTCCTGCGACTTTGTTTAACAATTCCAATCTCCCGATGTTACAAATACTAAACTTGAACCACAATCAATTGAGCGGGTCCATACCACATGCTATTTTCAATCAGTCTTCCCTTATAGAAATTGGTATTAAGAATAATAGCCTATCAGGTAGGCTCCCAAGTGATATGTGCAATAATATGGCCATCATCAGATTATTATTTCTCTCTGATAACCTACTTGAAGGCCAGATTCCACCAAATATATGGAAATGTACAAAACTTAAGATCTTGGAGTTATCCCACAACAATTTTAGTGGAAACATCCCACGTGAAATTGGGAGATTGAGCTTCCTTACAGAGCTATTTTTGGGAAATAATAATGGTTTTCGAG GGGTTCCTCCAGAAATTGGGAATCTATCAAGATTGGAGACATTAAGTATTAGAGAGGCTTCTCTAACCGGAAATATTCCATCTTCAATCTTCAACATATCTTCCTTGACAACCTTGAGCTTCTCTCACAATAATTTGTCGGGAAGTATCCCAACTTTCCACAATCTGCCGCAGCTTCAGGAGTTGTATCTTCATAATAACAAGTTCACAG GTTTGGCTCCAAGTGACGTGTGTAACAGTATGCCATATATCAGAGAATTATATCTCTCTAGAAACCTATTTGAGGGGCGTATTTCATCAAATATTTGGAAATGCAGACATCTTGAGATGCTGGGATTACAGTACAACAATTTTAGTGGCAACATTCCTCGTGCAATTGGAAATACGAGCACGCTTAGAGAGATGCATTTGGCATACAATCATTTCACAG GTGAATTACCAGAAGAAATTGGCGCTCTGCCAATGCTTGAGATTTTCGATGTGTTCAGCAATTCTTTATATGGATCCATCCCAGCTTCCATATTCAACATGTCAACATTGAAGACAATACAAGCTTCACACAATAAGTTTTCTGGTATTCTTCCATCAAACTTGGGGAATTCATTAGTCAACCTTGAACTGCTCTATTTAGCTTCTAACAGACTCAATGGCCCAATTCCAAGCACTATTGTAAATGCTTCTAAACTTACCATCTTGGACTTGAATCTCAACTCATTTAGTGGATCCATTCTCTACTTTTGGGTAAATTGA